A region from the Brevibacterium paucivorans genome encodes:
- a CDS encoding ABC transporter ATP-binding protein produces MNTSTSSAFPAISARGLSKTYGTGEAELTVLNHFDIDIQSGQFTAIMGPSGSGKSTLMHILAGLDTPDSGTVTLAGRAITGISDTKLTRIRRAHMGFIFQAFNLVPAMTADENIMLPSKLARKSIDLDFKNAIVENLGLSERLTHRPHELSGGQQQRVAVARALVNQPDVIFADEPTGALDKRSGTEVLETLRACVSEMGQTVVMVTHDPAAAAYADRVVLLADGNIAGEVFDPTVEEVSQALLEVTK; encoded by the coding sequence ATGAACACATCTACGTCATCAGCATTCCCCGCGATTTCGGCTCGCGGCCTCAGCAAAACCTACGGCACCGGTGAGGCGGAACTCACCGTCCTCAACCACTTCGACATCGACATCCAATCCGGCCAGTTCACCGCGATCATGGGCCCGTCCGGCTCGGGTAAGTCAACGCTCATGCACATCCTGGCCGGCCTCGACACCCCCGACTCCGGCACCGTCACGCTCGCCGGCCGCGCCATCACAGGCATCAGCGACACCAAGCTCACCCGCATCAGGCGCGCCCACATGGGCTTCATCTTCCAGGCGTTCAACCTGGTACCGGCCATGACTGCTGACGAAAACATCATGCTCCCGTCCAAACTCGCCCGCAAAAGCATCGACCTGGACTTCAAGAACGCGATCGTGGAAAATCTTGGCCTGAGCGAACGCCTCACCCACCGCCCACACGAACTCTCCGGTGGCCAGCAACAGCGCGTGGCCGTTGCCCGCGCCCTGGTGAACCAGCCTGACGTCATTTTCGCTGACGAACCCACCGGCGCGCTGGACAAGCGTTCCGGGACCGAGGTGTTAGAGACTCTGCGCGCATGCGTCTCCGAAATGGGTCAGACAGTTGTCATGGTGACGCACGACCCTGCCGCGGCCGCGTACGCCGACCGTGTGGTCCTACTGGCTGACGGAAACATCGCCGGCGAGGTCTTCGACCCCACCGTTGAAGAGGTTTCCCAGGCCCTTCTGGAGGTCACCAAATGA
- a CDS encoding response regulator codes for MTVRVLLVDDQVLVRAGLAMVIDSQDDMRVVAQAENGREAVEAVRAHAVDVVLMDIRMPVMDGLTATQEIVALGDAGALPQVPTIIVLTTFDTDDYALTALRSGASGFLLKDARPEVLLDSIRQAHVGGAVIAPTTTRRLLETVVATPAVPSDHAQKLDRLTAREREVFELVARGRSNAEIASELFMAAPTVKTHVGHILTKLEVRDRIHAVIFAYEAGVV; via the coding sequence ATGACGGTTCGGGTGTTGTTGGTTGACGACCAGGTGTTGGTGCGTGCGGGTCTTGCGATGGTGATTGATTCGCAGGATGACATGCGGGTAGTGGCGCAGGCTGAAAACGGTCGTGAAGCGGTTGAGGCGGTGCGGGCACATGCGGTCGATGTGGTTCTCATGGATATTCGCATGCCGGTCATGGATGGACTGACCGCTACCCAGGAGATTGTGGCGTTGGGTGATGCTGGGGCCTTGCCGCAGGTGCCCACCATTATTGTGTTGACGACGTTTGATACTGATGATTATGCGTTGACGGCGCTGCGGTCGGGGGCGAGTGGGTTTTTGTTGAAGGACGCCCGGCCCGAGGTGTTGTTGGACTCGATCCGGCAGGCGCACGTGGGTGGTGCGGTGATCGCGCCAACGACCACGCGCCGGTTGCTGGAGACGGTGGTCGCTACACCAGCGGTGCCGAGTGATCACGCGCAGAAGTTGGATCGGCTCACGGCCCGTGAGCGTGAGGTGTTTGAGCTGGTGGCGCGAGGCAGGTCCAACGCCGAGATTGCCAGCGAACTGTTCATGGCAGCCCCCACCGTGAAGACGCATGTAGGTCATATTCTGACCAAGCTCGAGGTGCGCGACCGTATCCACGCTGTCATCTTCGCCTACGAGGCCGGCGTCGTGTGA
- a CDS encoding sensor histidine kinase, with translation MRKPWHVRASQFMSAHMWVVDSLFFAAPLVLITILLQAYEPGLRGVLQIVFLVAMSASLVIRRSLPLVTGWIVVATGFLYALTFAFPHPALVTVPITVHAVTAYAPRRWGKIFLGIGIVAAFIFAASNFMYFYVSGARLSDVTAGELLFLVLAALVFPMVTVALAWTLGDIHWRKRDDAQRIAERNALLERERENEIRLASDAERMRIAREMHDIVAHSMSVIITQADGGRYAAKASPRAAVTALETIAETGREALGNLRGMLGVLRDPSASAQTTPMPGIHDLGSLVENVRATGLEVRLSTAPDVPELAPAAQLAVYRIVQEALTNTMKHGGPDARAEVTVEPGELGIVARVVSTGRAESAVAPGSGAGIQGMKERAHIHGGSLVAEPTETGFLVQFTLPEDVA, from the coding sequence ATGAGAAAACCGTGGCATGTGAGGGCATCACAGTTTATGTCGGCCCACATGTGGGTGGTGGACTCGCTTTTCTTCGCGGCGCCACTGGTGCTCATTACGATTCTGCTTCAGGCGTATGAGCCCGGTCTGCGTGGGGTTCTCCAGATCGTGTTTTTGGTTGCGATGAGCGCATCGCTTGTAATTAGGCGATCGCTGCCCCTGGTCACTGGATGGATTGTCGTGGCCACTGGGTTTCTCTACGCGTTGACGTTTGCATTCCCGCACCCAGCCCTTGTCACCGTCCCTATTACTGTGCACGCGGTCACCGCTTATGCACCTCGGCGGTGGGGAAAGATCTTCTTGGGCATTGGAATTGTGGCGGCGTTTATTTTTGCGGCCAGTAATTTCATGTATTTCTATGTGTCTGGTGCGAGGCTTTCGGATGTCACCGCTGGTGAACTGCTGTTCCTAGTTTTGGCGGCGTTGGTTTTTCCGATGGTGACGGTGGCGCTCGCGTGGACGCTTGGGGATATTCATTGGCGTAAGCGTGATGATGCGCAAAGGATTGCCGAACGTAACGCGCTACTGGAGCGCGAACGTGAGAATGAAATTCGACTTGCATCCGATGCTGAACGGATGCGGATTGCACGAGAGATGCACGACATTGTTGCCCACTCGATGTCGGTGATCATTACGCAGGCTGATGGTGGGCGCTATGCGGCGAAGGCTTCGCCACGGGCCGCGGTGACCGCGTTGGAAACAATTGCAGAAACTGGTCGTGAAGCGCTGGGTAACTTGCGTGGGATGTTGGGTGTTTTGCGTGATCCCAGCGCCAGCGCCCAGACTACTCCGATGCCAGGTATTCACGACCTCGGAAGCCTTGTGGAAAACGTGCGGGCGACGGGCCTTGAGGTGAGGCTGAGTACTGCGCCTGATGTGCCTGAGCTTGCGCCGGCGGCTCAGTTGGCGGTGTACCGGATTGTGCAGGAGGCGCTCACCAACACGATGAAGCACGGTGGGCCGGATGCGCGTGCAGAAGTCACTGTGGAGCCGGGTGAGTTGGGAATCGTGGCGCGGGTTGTTTCTACCGGGCGGGCCGAATCTGCTGTGGCGCCTGGGTCTGGGGCGGGCATCCAGGGTATGAAGGAGCGCGCACATATTCATGGGGGTTCGCTGGTTGCTGAGCCCACTGAGACTGGTTTTCTTGTTCAGTTCACTCTTCCGGAGGATGTGGCATGA
- the serA gene encoding phosphoglycerate dehydrogenase, with product MKPVVLIAEELSPATVDALGPDFEIRTCNGADRAELLPALKDVNAVLIRSATKMDAEALAAAPELKVIARAGVGLDNVEISAATRAGVMVVNAPTSNIISAAELTMAHILGSARNYGAGHASLKAGEWNRSKLSGVELYEKTLGIVGLGRIGGLVAERAKAFGMNLIGYDPYISSSRAAAMGVTVVSLDELLEQSDFITVHMPKTPETIGMIGEEAFTKVKPTARIINVARGGIVDEAALAKAIEDGRVGGAGIDVFTQEPPVDSPLMAHDRINVTPHLGASTAEAQEKAGIAVAQSVRKALAGELVPDAVNVAGGAIDPQVRPGIALTERLGRVVSAMAGDPVTHLRVEVRGEVTQKDVSVLKLSALKGLFLDVVDGAVSYVNAPLFAQERGVTVELATEPLSENFRNVVTLVAATSAGQQIRVAGTVTGPKDVQKLTEIDGYDLEMKLSDHLVVFKYDDRPGVIGLFGQALGNLGINIEAMQVSPKNDQALAVLAVDSEVTAEVVDTVAADFGASFARVANIEEK from the coding sequence GTGAAACCCGTTGTCCTAATTGCAGAAGAACTCTCACCCGCAACCGTTGACGCGCTAGGGCCAGATTTTGAAATCAGGACATGCAATGGGGCAGACCGTGCCGAACTGCTGCCCGCCCTCAAAGACGTCAACGCTGTGCTCATCCGCTCCGCAACTAAAATGGACGCCGAAGCACTCGCGGCAGCGCCTGAACTCAAAGTCATCGCACGCGCCGGTGTTGGCCTCGACAACGTAGAGATCTCCGCCGCCACTCGCGCCGGAGTCATGGTCGTCAATGCGCCCACCTCCAACATCATCTCGGCAGCCGAACTCACCATGGCTCACATCCTGGGTTCAGCACGTAACTACGGTGCAGGTCACGCGTCCCTCAAAGCAGGGGAGTGGAACCGTTCCAAACTTTCCGGCGTTGAGCTCTACGAAAAGACCCTGGGCATCGTGGGCTTGGGACGCATTGGTGGTCTGGTCGCTGAACGCGCAAAGGCCTTTGGCATGAACCTCATCGGTTACGACCCCTACATCTCCTCCTCCCGCGCAGCCGCAATGGGCGTGACCGTCGTGAGCCTCGACGAACTCCTCGAACAGTCCGACTTCATCACCGTTCACATGCCCAAAACCCCTGAAACAATCGGCATGATCGGCGAAGAAGCATTCACCAAGGTCAAACCCACCGCGCGCATCATCAACGTTGCCCGCGGTGGCATCGTCGACGAAGCCGCACTCGCCAAAGCTATCGAAGACGGTCGCGTAGGCGGCGCTGGCATCGACGTGTTCACTCAAGAACCACCCGTGGACTCACCACTCATGGCCCACGACCGCATCAACGTCACCCCACACCTCGGCGCCTCCACCGCCGAAGCCCAAGAAAAAGCCGGCATCGCCGTCGCCCAATCAGTGCGCAAAGCCCTGGCCGGTGAGCTAGTGCCAGATGCTGTCAACGTTGCCGGTGGCGCAATCGACCCGCAAGTCCGCCCTGGCATCGCACTGACCGAACGCCTGGGACGGGTCGTGTCAGCCATGGCAGGCGACCCGGTCACTCACTTGCGCGTTGAGGTACGCGGCGAAGTGACACAAAAGGACGTCAGCGTCCTCAAACTGTCCGCTCTCAAGGGACTGTTCCTCGATGTGGTCGACGGCGCAGTGTCCTACGTCAACGCCCCACTTTTTGCTCAAGAACGTGGCGTCACCGTCGAACTCGCCACCGAACCCCTAAGCGAGAACTTCCGCAACGTCGTCACGCTCGTCGCTGCCACCTCGGCAGGGCAACAAATCCGCGTCGCCGGAACCGTCACCGGCCCCAAGGACGTGCAGAAACTCACCGAAATCGACGGCTACGACCTCGAAATGAAACTCAGCGACCACCTCGTCGTCTTCAAATACGACGACCGCCCCGGCGTCATTGGCCTGTTCGGTCAGGCGCTAGGCAACCTGGGCATCAACATTGAAGCCATGCAGGTCTCGCCCAAAAATGATCAGGCGTTGGCCGTGCTCGCAGTTGATTCGGAAGTGACGGCCGAGGTCGTTGACACCGTC